The Deinococcus sp. YIM 134068 DNA segment AGGGGCGGCGCTACGGCCCGGAGGACCGCGCCCGCTTTCAGGAACTCGTGACGAAGCTTCGCGCCCTGCCCGGCGTCCGAACGGTCGTCAGCCCCTTCCTCACGCCCGCCGACCTCGCCGGAGATCAGGTGGCGGGTACGGGAACGGATGCCCTCGCCGCCCTGAGCCTCCTGGGCCGCCGTTCCTTCAGCGCCGACCGGACGCTCCTGCGCGTCACCGTCGTTCCCGAAACATACTTGCGCGCCGACCAGATCGACCCGTTCGAGACCCGATTGCGGTCCACACTCACGGCGGGCGGCTTCCCCTTTCTGCTCGGAGGTGCGCCCATCGGTGAGCGGGAGTTCAGCCGGGCGATCACGGACGCCTTTCCCGCCGCCGTCCTCACCGTCTTCGCGGCGACCTTCCTCCTCCTGATGGTTGCCTTCCGCAGCCTGCTCGTGCCCCTCAAGAGCATCGTCATGAACGCCCTGACGGTCGTGGCGGCGTGCGGCGTCGTCACCCTCGTCGTGCAAGGGGGCTTTCTCGCCGCGCCGCTCGGCATTCCAAGTGACGTGGGCGTGCTGGACTCCAGCCTGCCGCTCCTCCTCTTCGCCGTCCTCTTCGGCCTGAGCATGGACTACGAGATTTTCCTGCTCTCCCGCGTGCAGGAGGAGGTCCTGCGCGGTCACTCCAACGACGAGGCGGTGGTCCTCGCCGTGGGCCGGACCGCGCGCATCATCACCTCGGCGGCGGTCATCATGTTCATCGTCTTCTGCGCCTTCATCGTCGGGCGCGTCGTCGCCAACAAGAGTATCGGCCTCGGGCTGGCCGTCGCCGTCGCGCTGGACGCCACCCTCGTGCGCCTCGTCCTCGTGCCCGCCTTCCTTAAACTCGCCGGGAAGTGGAACTGGTGGCTGCCGGGGTGGCTGGACCGACTGTTGCCGAAGGTGCGAATTGAGCATTGAGGGGAGAGAGGTCGGCTCAACGTCCTTTCAACACGTCCTCTCGATGACTGTCCCTCCCGTGTCAATCGGGAAATCCTCCACCCGCCCCGTCAACCCGTTCTTCCTCATAACGCCGTGGAGATAGGTGTGGAGTTTGCCCGTCTCCTCCCGCGTGTCGTGGAAGCAGAGGACCGTCGGCCCGGCACCGCTGAGGGCCGCGCCTAGAGCGCCGTACTTGTGCGCCTCTTCCAGAATGTCGCTCAGGCCGGGGACCAGCGGCGCACGCCAAATCTGGTGGATGTAGTCCTGCATAGCGTGTCTCAACAGGTCAAGGCGGCCCTGCGAGAGGGCGGCGGCGAGCAGCGCGGCGTGCGAAAGGGCATGGACGGCATCGGCGCGGCTGTATTCCTTCGGCAGCACGGCGCGGGCCTTGCTCGTGGACAGCTCGAAGTCGGGGATGAGGACCGTTACGCCCAGATGTGCGGGCGGCTCCAGCCGGACGTAGTGCGTGCCCAGCTTGTCCAGTGTGGCGACCACGATACCGCCGAAAAGGGCCGGGGCCACGTTGTCGGGGTGCCCCTCCTCCCGCGCGGCCACGTCCAGCACGGCCTCATCGTCGAGGGGATGCCCCAGCAGCTCATTCCCCGCCACGATTCCGGCGACGAGGGCGGCGGCGCTGCTTCCCAGCCCACGCGCCAGCGGCACCTCCGTCTCGATCTCCACCCGCGCGGGTGGTAATTCCCGCTTCACTCTCTTCGCCGCGAGGAGCATCGCCCGGTACACGTAGTTGCTCTCGTCGGCGGGCGTTCCCTCCAGCTCTGCCCCGAGCGGCACCACCTGGGTCACGTCCTGCCCTGTTATCCGCAGCGTGGTGAAGAGAGGCACGCTCAGCCCGAGGCTGTCGAAGCCCGGCCCGAGGTTTGCGCTGGAGGCGGGCGCGCGGACGGTGAAGGTGGTCACGGGCACGCCTCCGGGGGGCAGAGGGCGGACGGTGTGACGGTCGAGGGGTCAAGGCGTCGAGGCGTCGAGATGTGGAAAGGCGGTCCCTCGACCTCTCGACCTCCCGACCTCCCGACTCCCCTCACCCACGGCCCACCTCCCGTCACAGAATGCTCTCCAGCACCCGCTCCATGTTCGCCTCCACGCCCTTCGGGGCCTCGACCGCACGCATGGCGGCGTTGGGGTCCTTCAGGCCGTTGCCCGTCAGCACGGCGACGACCGTTTGACCGGGGGCGAGCTTCCCGGCGGCGTGCATCTTCAGCAGGCCCGCGACGGGGGTGGCGCTCGCCGGTTCGCAGAACACGCCCTCCCGCGCGACGAGGTTGTAGGCGTGCATGATCTCGTCGTCGGAGGCCATGTCGAAGAGGCCGCCGCTCTCGCGCACCGCCGCCCGCGCGAGGTCCGCACTCGCCGGATTGCCGATGCGAATGGCCGTGGCGATGGTCTGCGGCTCGTCCACGATGGCATTGCGGACGAAGGGCGCGGCCCCCTCCGCCTGAAAGCCCCACATCTTCGGCAGGTTCTCGCTCCTCCCCGCCACGTAGTATTCCCGGAAGCCCATCCAGTACGCGCTGATGTTCCCCGCATTTCCCACCGGAATGGCGAGAATGTCGGGCGCGCGGCCCAGCACGTCCACGACCTCGAAGGCCCCCGTCTTCTGCCCTTGAAGGCGGTATGGATTCACCGAGTTCACGAGGGCGATGGGATGCTCGTCGCTGATCTGCCGCACGAGTTTCAGGGCCACGTCGAAGTTCCCGTTGATCGCCACGATACGCGCCCCGTAGGCCATCGCCTGCGCCAGCTTGCCCAACGCGATGTTCCCGTCGGGGATCAGGACGATGCACTTCAACCCCGAGCGCGCGGCGTAGGCGGCGGCGGCGGCGCTCGTGTTGCCCGTGCTCGCGCAGATGATGGTGTCCGCGCCGTCCTCGACCGCTTTGGCGACCGCCATCACCATGCCCCGGTCCTTGAAGCTGCCCGTCGGGTTTAGGCCCTCGTACTTGAGGTACAGCTCCACGCCGAGGTGGGCGCTGAGCTTCGGCGCGGGGATCAGCGGGGTGTTCCCCTCTTCGAGGCTGAGGGCGGGCGTCTTGTCTGTGACGGGCAGGTATGGTCGGTAGCGTTCGATGAGTCCGGGCATGGGCGCTCCTTCGTGCCGCTCGGGGCGGCGTAGCCCGCCCATGCTAGCGGGGTCGGTCGCGTAAGGCTCCCAGGGGTCAAGACAGGGCGCGCCCATCAGCCCCGCGTCAGAGATGAGCCGCCTTCCGCCCCTTTCGCACCTCATCCTTAAATGGGATTGGGGG contains these protein-coding regions:
- the thrC gene encoding threonine synthase produces the protein MPGLIERYRPYLPVTDKTPALSLEEGNTPLIPAPKLSAHLGVELYLKYEGLNPTGSFKDRGMVMAVAKAVEDGADTIICASTGNTSAAAAAYAARSGLKCIVLIPDGNIALGKLAQAMAYGARIVAINGNFDVALKLVRQISDEHPIALVNSVNPYRLQGQKTGAFEVVDVLGRAPDILAIPVGNAGNISAYWMGFREYYVAGRSENLPKMWGFQAEGAAPFVRNAIVDEPQTIATAIRIGNPASADLARAAVRESGGLFDMASDDEIMHAYNLVAREGVFCEPASATPVAGLLKMHAAGKLAPGQTVVAVLTGNGLKDPNAAMRAVEAPKGVEANMERVLESIL
- the thrB gene encoding homoserine kinase produces the protein MTTFTVRAPASSANLGPGFDSLGLSVPLFTTLRITGQDVTQVVPLGAELEGTPADESNYVYRAMLLAAKRVKRELPPARVEIETEVPLARGLGSSAAALVAGIVAGNELLGHPLDDEAVLDVAAREEGHPDNVAPALFGGIVVATLDKLGTHYVRLEPPAHLGVTVLIPDFELSTSKARAVLPKEYSRADAVHALSHAALLAAALSQGRLDLLRHAMQDYIHQIWRAPLVPGLSDILEEAHKYGALGAALSGAGPTVLCFHDTREETGKLHTYLHGVMRKNGLTGRVEDFPIDTGGTVIERTC